From a region of the Acidobacteriota bacterium genome:
- a CDS encoding iron-sulfur cluster assembly accessory protein produces the protein MDFTITEEAQEQIRAAVDKQRDQDPPKTTMRVEASANGSPDFAYGLRLISAEEENEDDLILELEGIRVAIDPGSAKNLEGAELDYEDRIVRSGFKFSNPNKPETPSIGSGSRDDLSGPVAEKVQRLIDTELNPAVAAHGGHMTLVGVKDDKVYLSFGGGCHGCGMVDVTLKQGVETRIRELIPEIVQVVDTTDHSSGENPFYA, from the coding sequence ATGGATTTCACAATCACCGAAGAGGCGCAGGAACAGATCCGCGCCGCTGTCGATAAACAGAGAGATCAAGATCCCCCCAAGACCACGATGCGCGTGGAGGCCTCGGCCAACGGGAGTCCCGACTTCGCCTACGGCTTGAGACTGATCAGCGCCGAGGAAGAAAACGAAGACGACCTGATCCTCGAGCTGGAAGGCATCCGCGTGGCCATCGATCCGGGCAGCGCCAAGAACCTGGAAGGAGCCGAACTCGATTACGAAGACCGCATCGTCCGCAGCGGCTTCAAGTTCAGCAACCCCAACAAGCCCGAGACTCCCTCCATCGGAAGCGGCTCGCGCGACGATTTGTCGGGTCCGGTTGCGGAAAAAGTGCAGCGTCTGATCGATACCGAACTGAACCCCGCCGTTGCCGCCCATGGCGGTCACATGACTCTGGTGGGAGTCAAGGACGACAAGGTTTATCTGAGCTTCGGCGGAGGCTGCCACGGCTGCGGAATGGTCGACGTCACACTCAAGCAGGGGGTGGAGACCCGCATCCGCGAGCTGATCCCCGAAATCGTTCAAGTGGTGGACACTACCGACCACAGCAGCGGCGAGAATCCCTTCTACGCTTGA
- a CDS encoding ABC transporter substrate-binding protein, with product MSWNRLLFTIAGSFLFLVASSCSDANSTPDHTSNRGITRAASLRFEAPLLYQRGEETVGLEARLVEAAMERLNAPRRAQGSRPLELMWVDRQYAERIPALANAEVEMAASVLAVTDDRRSKVDFSESYYTSELALVINPGMAEFTAKEMSGRKIGVRAGTAIQDFVAQQHPKAEIVPFPSLDPALLALRRGEIEGVVDDVNMAAYALDTVAVMKNMEIMPGSLGSFEIALAVPKGSTTLLNAINGAIREARESGELQAWMEEHIGERTQKVRQRHQDRLKRQRMAVQPRSFVLRISKESQSPFDIYKIANLTFSVRGEGDSITTSKVNFNKRTGYVSASLKPGRYQLYLPKVFGNSSLGEVLIKSDDGARVNYNLVFRADSSVYLRAAN from the coding sequence ATGTCATGGAATCGACTGCTGTTCACAATTGCCGGTTCGTTTTTGTTCCTAGTCGCCAGTTCCTGCAGCGACGCCAATTCAACGCCTGACCACACCAGCAACCGGGGCATCACCCGGGCCGCCTCACTGCGTTTCGAAGCGCCCTTGCTTTACCAGCGCGGTGAGGAGACCGTAGGATTAGAAGCCCGCCTCGTAGAAGCCGCAATGGAGCGGCTCAACGCGCCCCGCCGGGCCCAAGGCTCGCGTCCGCTGGAACTGATGTGGGTCGACCGCCAGTACGCAGAGCGGATTCCGGCCCTGGCCAACGCCGAGGTGGAGATGGCGGCCAGCGTCCTGGCCGTGACCGATGACAGGCGCTCCAAGGTCGACTTCAGCGAGTCCTACTACACTTCGGAACTGGCCCTGGTCATCAATCCCGGAATGGCCGAGTTCACCGCCAAGGAAATGTCGGGACGCAAGATCGGGGTGCGCGCGGGTACCGCCATCCAGGATTTCGTGGCCCAGCAGCATCCGAAAGCCGAGATCGTCCCTTTCCCCAGCCTCGACCCCGCCCTTTTGGCCTTGCGCCGCGGTGAAATCGAGGGCGTGGTGGACGACGTCAACATGGCCGCCTATGCGCTGGACACGGTGGCCGTCATGAAGAATATGGAAATTATGCCGGGCAGCCTGGGCAGCTTTGAGATCGCCCTGGCCGTACCCAAAGGCAGCACTACTCTGCTCAACGCCATCAACGGCGCCATCAGAGAGGCCCGCGAGAGCGGCGAACTGCAAGCCTGGATGGAGGAGCATATCGGCGAGCGCACCCAGAAAGTGCGTCAACGCCACCAGGACCGCCTGAAGCGACAGCGCATGGCGGTTCAGCCGCGCAGCTTCGTGCTCCGCATCAGCAAGGAAAGCCAGAGCCCCTTTGACATTTACAAGATCGCCAACCTGACCTTCTCGGTGCGCGGAGAGGGCGACAGCATCACGACCTCCAAGGTCAACTTCAACAAGCGCACGGGCTACGTCAGCGCCAGCCTCAAACCGGGCCGTTACCAGCTTTACCTGCCCAAGGTCTTCGGCAACTCGTCCCTGGGCGAAGTGCTGATCAAGTCGGATGACGGCGCAAGGGTCAACTACAACCTGGTCTTTCGGGCCGACAGCAGTGTTTACCTGAGGGCCGCCAACTGA